A single window of Pseudomonas lutea DNA harbors:
- a CDS encoding Bax inhibitor-1/YccA family protein, whose translation MREQDYAVNNRVQVEQLEVSRVLRNTYGLLALTLAFSGIMAFVSQQMNFRYPNVFVVLIGFYGLFFLTNKLRDSAWGLVSAFALTGFMGFILGPILNRYIGMQGGAEIVGSAFAMTALVFGGLSAYVLITRKDMSFLGGFITAGFFVLLAAVLASMFFQISGLQLAISAGFVLFSSVCILFQTSAIIHGGERNYIMATISLYVSIYNLFISLLQIFGIMGSKD comes from the coding sequence ATGCGCGAACAGGATTACGCAGTCAACAACCGCGTGCAGGTCGAGCAGCTAGAGGTTAGCCGCGTCCTGCGCAACACTTACGGCCTTCTGGCCCTCACCCTTGCCTTCAGTGGCATCATGGCGTTCGTCTCGCAACAGATGAACTTCCGTTACCCGAACGTCTTCGTCGTACTGATCGGCTTCTATGGTCTGTTCTTCCTCACCAACAAACTGCGCGATTCGGCGTGGGGTCTGGTTTCTGCTTTCGCATTGACTGGCTTCATGGGGTTCATCCTCGGCCCGATTCTCAACCGTTACATCGGTATGCAGGGCGGCGCTGAAATCGTCGGCTCGGCGTTCGCAATGACGGCGCTGGTATTCGGCGGCCTGTCGGCCTACGTGCTGATCACCCGCAAGGACATGAGCTTCCTCGGCGGCTTCATCACCGCAGGTTTCTTCGTGCTGCTCGCGGCGGTTCTGGCCAGCATGTTCTTCCAGATCAGCGGCCTGCAACTGGCGATCAGCGCCGGCTTCGTGCTGTTCTCGTCGGTCTGCATTCTGTTCCAGACCAGCGCGATCATTCACGGCGGTGAGCGCAACTACATCATGGCGACCATCAGCCTGTACGTGTCGATCTACAACCTGTTCATCAGCCTGTTGCAGATCTTCGGCATCATGGGCAGCAAAGACTGA
- the tusD gene encoding sulfurtransferase complex subunit TusD, giving the protein MKFAIALHSPAHAPSSRRALLFAKAALAEGHEIVRLFFYQDGVHSASGNVVSPQDESDTAAQWREFVSTHQLDGVVCIAAALRRGVLNVEEAERYSRPAANLPAPWELSGLGQLHDAVQAADRLICFGGP; this is encoded by the coding sequence ATGAAATTCGCCATCGCCCTCCATTCACCCGCACACGCGCCCTCCTCCCGACGCGCGCTGCTGTTCGCCAAGGCCGCGCTGGCTGAAGGTCATGAAATCGTGCGGCTGTTTTTCTACCAGGACGGCGTCCACAGCGCGTCCGGCAACGTGGTTTCACCTCAAGACGAGTCGGACACCGCTGCGCAATGGCGCGAATTCGTCAGTACGCACCAACTCGATGGCGTGGTGTGCATCGCCGCCGCCCTGCGTCGAGGGGTCCTGAATGTGGAAGAAGCGGAGCGTTATTCACGCCCTGCGGCGAATCTTCCAGCGCCCTGGGAACTGTCGGGGCTTGGCCAGTTGCATGATGCGGTGCAAGCGGCGGATCGCTTGATCTGCTTTGGAGGGCCGTAA
- the tusC gene encoding sulfurtransferase complex subunit TusC, translating to MAKSLLIISRQAPWAGPDAREALDIALAGGAFDLPVAMLFMDDGVLQLAPVQNATLLQQKDLTANLQALSMFGVEDLFACRFSLNERGMQATGFSVDPLEVLDDAQIAALIDRYDQVITI from the coding sequence GTGGCGAAGTCATTATTGATCATCAGCCGGCAGGCACCGTGGGCCGGCCCCGACGCCAGAGAGGCGCTGGACATCGCGCTGGCGGGCGGCGCGTTCGACCTGCCCGTGGCCATGTTGTTTATGGACGATGGCGTACTGCAACTGGCACCGGTGCAAAATGCCACCCTGTTGCAGCAGAAGGACCTCACGGCCAATCTTCAGGCCTTGTCGATGTTTGGCGTGGAAGATCTGTTCGCCTGCCGCTTCAGTCTCAACGAACGTGGCATGCAGGCGACCGGCTTCAGCGTAGACCCGCTTGAGGTACTGGATGACGCGCAGATCGCTGCGCTCATCGACCGTTACGACCAAGTGATCACAATCTGA
- a CDS encoding methyl-accepting chemotaxis protein, which produces MFNRFSIQWKITLLAALCLLFIVTLLVAASLYQSHSSARIVQASSTAMLQESAQKRMAARGETQALSIQRYFMDVYQYSDGFTRQIKMLIAQARQHDIDSKSVRADLSSQIHDALQAKPNLLGLYVVFEANGLDGKDEQFLDQPALGSNEKGRFALYWSQSSDGTLEAEAMKEKVLTDTTVMSNGAPYNFWYTCAVTSGKTCVLDPYVDDVDDVKTLMTSIAVPLVVDGKVVGVVGADISLASLQGISDKASAELYDGQGRISIVSPLGFFAGHSGDASVLGKPLSTGFGAQSDELIRLTASGQSQMLHQGPMLQVLEPLIPIPGAKPWSVLLEVPEEILTAPARKLEAELDSRRASDSRMALGIGLLAVIAGLVLMWLTARGVTRPILKVADMLKNIATGEGDLTRRLEYKKDDELGELVSWFNRFLDKLQPIIADVKLSVLDARSTADQSAAIARQTSDGMQQQFREVDQVATAFQEMSATAHDVAHNAAQAAEAARSADEATHEGLAVIDTTTTAIELLADKVTMAMGEVEGLSHSSQQIGSVLEVIRSIADQTNLLALNAAIEAARAGDAGRGFAVVADEVRSLAKRTQDSVEEIRQVIEGLQSGTREVVGTMGASHEQAQNSVRQVELAVSALRRISTAVGMITDMNLQIASAAEEQSLVAEEINSNVAAIRDVTESISRQAGESAQVSQQLNKLANHQQALMGQFKV; this is translated from the coding sequence ATGTTCAATCGCTTCTCTATTCAGTGGAAAATCACGCTGCTCGCAGCCCTTTGTCTGTTGTTCATCGTCACGCTGCTGGTCGCTGCTTCGTTGTATCAGTCGCACAGCAGTGCCCGGATTGTTCAGGCTTCCAGCACCGCCATGCTGCAAGAGTCGGCGCAGAAGCGCATGGCTGCTCGCGGCGAGACCCAGGCCCTGAGCATCCAGCGCTATTTCATGGATGTTTACCAATACAGCGACGGCTTCACCCGGCAAATAAAGATGCTGATTGCCCAGGCCCGGCAGCACGACATTGATTCAAAATCCGTACGTGCCGATCTGTCCTCGCAAATACACGACGCCCTCCAGGCCAAGCCCAATCTGCTGGGACTGTATGTGGTGTTCGAGGCCAACGGTCTTGATGGCAAGGACGAGCAGTTTTTGGACCAGCCGGCGTTGGGCAGTAACGAAAAGGGCCGCTTCGCCTTGTACTGGTCACAGTCCAGTGACGGGACACTCGAAGCTGAGGCCATGAAGGAGAAAGTGCTCACCGACACCACCGTGATGAGCAACGGCGCCCCCTATAATTTCTGGTACACCTGCGCCGTCACCAGCGGAAAAACCTGCGTACTCGATCCCTATGTGGACGACGTGGACGACGTTAAAACCTTGATGACCAGCATCGCCGTTCCCCTTGTCGTGGATGGCAAAGTCGTGGGTGTCGTCGGCGCTGACATCAGCCTGGCCAGCCTTCAAGGGATCAGCGACAAGGCAAGCGCCGAGCTGTACGACGGCCAGGGTCGTATCAGTATCGTCAGCCCGCTGGGCTTCTTTGCTGGCCATAGCGGCGACGCCTCCGTACTGGGCAAACCCTTGAGCACGGGTTTTGGTGCCCAGAGTGACGAACTCATTCGCCTGACGGCCAGCGGCCAGTCGCAAATGCTGCATCAGGGCCCGATGCTGCAGGTGCTGGAGCCGCTGATCCCCATTCCAGGCGCCAAGCCGTGGAGTGTCCTGCTCGAAGTGCCGGAAGAAATCCTCACTGCACCGGCGAGAAAGCTTGAGGCGGAACTCGACAGCCGCCGCGCCAGCGACAGTCGTATGGCGCTGGGCATTGGCTTGCTGGCCGTTATCGCCGGCCTGGTGCTGATGTGGCTGACCGCCCGTGGCGTCACTCGCCCGATTCTGAAGGTGGCGGACATGCTCAAAAACATTGCCACCGGCGAAGGGGACCTTACCCGGCGCCTGGAGTATAAAAAGGACGATGAGCTGGGTGAGCTGGTGAGTTGGTTCAACCGCTTCCTCGACAAGCTGCAGCCGATTATCGCCGATGTGAAGCTATCGGTTCTGGACGCACGTTCCACCGCTGACCAGTCTGCGGCTATCGCCAGACAAACCAGCGATGGAATGCAGCAGCAGTTCCGGGAAGTGGATCAGGTGGCTACCGCCTTTCAGGAAATGAGCGCCACCGCCCATGACGTGGCCCACAATGCAGCGCAAGCCGCCGAAGCCGCCCGCAGTGCTGACGAAGCGACCCATGAAGGGCTCGCCGTCATCGACACCACCACCACGGCCATTGAACTGCTGGCCGACAAAGTGACAATGGCCATGGGGGAGGTCGAAGGTCTTTCCCACAGCAGCCAGCAGATTGGCTCTGTACTGGAAGTGATCCGCTCGATTGCCGACCAGACCAATCTTTTGGCACTCAACGCGGCCATCGAAGCTGCCCGGGCCGGTGATGCCGGACGAGGTTTCGCTGTAGTGGCTGACGAAGTGCGCAGCCTTGCCAAACGCACACAGGATTCGGTTGAAGAAATACGCCAGGTGATCGAAGGCCTTCAAAGTGGCACGCGCGAAGTCGTCGGCACCATGGGTGCAAGCCATGAACAGGCGCAGAACAGCGTACGTCAGGTGGAGCTCGCGGTGAGTGCTCTCAGGCGCATCAGTACAGCCGTCGGGATGATTACCGACATGAACCTGCAAATTGCCAGCGCCGCCGAAGAACAGAGTCTGGTGGCGGAAGAGATCAACAGTAACGTGGCTGCCATTCGCGACGTGACTGAAAGCATTTCCCGCCAGGCAGGCGAGTCGGCGCAAGTCAGCCAACAGCTCAATAAACTGGCCAACCATCAGCAAGCACTGATGGGGCAATTCAAAGTCTAG
- the tusB gene encoding sulfurtransferase complex subunit TusB, which produces MATLHVLSHSPFTDSRLSSCLRVLGPDDGVLLCGDAAYALGTGTVAQALRTKSTGLSVYVLDEDAEARGIALPEWAQSVDYAGFVALSVHYDKVNTWL; this is translated from the coding sequence ATGGCGACTTTGCACGTACTTTCTCATTCCCCCTTCACCGACTCGCGTCTGAGCAGTTGCCTGCGCGTGCTCGGCCCCGACGATGGGGTCCTGCTGTGCGGCGACGCCGCTTATGCGCTGGGCACAGGAACCGTTGCTCAAGCGTTGCGTACCAAAAGCACTGGCCTGAGCGTGTATGTGCTCGATGAAGACGCCGAGGCCAGAGGCATCGCGCTGCCTGAGTGGGCGCAGAGCGTCGATTACGCAGGATTTGTCGCGCTGTCGGTGCATTACGACAAGGTCAACACGTGGCTATGA
- a CDS encoding TusE/DsrC/DsvC family sulfur relay protein, which yields MKTLTVDGRDIALDKDGYLTDLHDWSKEVAEALAREEAISLTPEHWEILELLRSFYSEFQLSPATRPLVKYTALKLGAEKGNSLHLNRLFNGTPAKLAAKLAGLPKPTNCL from the coding sequence ATGAAGACGCTTACCGTTGACGGGCGTGATATTGCCCTGGACAAGGACGGCTACCTTACAGACCTGCATGACTGGTCCAAAGAGGTAGCCGAAGCCCTGGCCCGGGAGGAAGCGATAAGCCTGACTCCCGAGCATTGGGAAATCCTCGAACTGCTGCGTTCGTTCTACTCAGAATTCCAGCTGTCCCCGGCCACTCGCCCTCTGGTCAAGTACACCGCGCTGAAACTGGGCGCTGAGAAAGGCAACAGCCTGCACCTTAATCGCCTGTTCAACGGCACTCCCGCCAAACTTGCCGCCAAGCTGGCGGGCCTGCCAAAGCCGACCAATTGCCTATGA
- a CDS encoding glycosyl transferase family protein, whose amino-acid sequence MTDYAPLVTQTPDEHPFAPFVRILGKGKRGARNMTRAEAREAMGMVLDEKVEDTQLGAFLMLLRHKEESPDELAGFTEAVRERLNAPQLSVDIDWPTYAGKKRHLPWYLLAAKCLAQNGVRVLMHGGGAHTAGRLYSEQLLELLGIPLCRNWQAVGEALEQHNIAFIPLGDWAPQLQRMIDLRNTLGLRSPIHSLARILNPLGARCGLQSIFHPGYQAVHRDASGLLGDHAIVVKGDGGEVEINPDTISHLYGTTHGQPWDEEWPALSDRRHVKPATLDPDHLVAIWRGDLQDSYPQLALISTMALALRGLGMPRAEAFERAERYWASRDKSI is encoded by the coding sequence ATGACCGACTACGCCCCCCTCGTCACCCAAACCCCTGACGAACACCCGTTCGCACCCTTCGTACGTATCCTGGGCAAAGGTAAACGCGGCGCTCGCAACATGACCCGCGCCGAAGCCAGGGAAGCAATGGGCATGGTGCTCGATGAAAAAGTCGAGGACACCCAGCTCGGCGCGTTTCTCATGCTGCTGCGGCACAAGGAAGAGAGCCCGGATGAACTGGCGGGCTTTACCGAAGCCGTGCGCGAACGCCTGAACGCACCCCAACTCAGCGTAGACATCGACTGGCCGACCTACGCCGGCAAGAAGCGTCATCTGCCGTGGTACCTGCTCGCGGCCAAATGCCTGGCGCAGAATGGGGTGCGAGTGCTGATGCATGGCGGCGGTGCGCATACCGCTGGCCGCCTTTACAGTGAGCAGTTGCTGGAGCTGTTGGGCATCCCGTTGTGCCGCAACTGGCAGGCAGTGGGTGAGGCGCTGGAGCAGCACAACATCGCATTCATCCCTCTGGGAGACTGGGCGCCGCAGCTGCAGCGCATGATCGACTTGCGCAACACCCTCGGCCTGCGCTCGCCAATTCACTCGTTGGCGCGCATTCTCAATCCGCTGGGCGCACGCTGCGGTCTGCAGAGTATTTTTCACCCGGGCTATCAAGCCGTGCATCGCGACGCCAGCGGTTTGCTGGGAGACCACGCGATTGTGGTCAAAGGCGACGGCGGCGAAGTTGAAATCAACCCGGACACGATCAGCCATCTGTATGGCACCACCCACGGCCAGCCATGGGATGAGGAATGGCCTGCTCTGTCGGACCGCCGCCACGTCAAACCCGCCACGCTCGATCCCGATCACCTGGTCGCGATATGGCGCGGCGATCTGCAGGACAGCTATCCGCAACTGGCTCTGATTTCGACGATGGCCCTGGCGCTGCGTGGCCTCGGCATGCCGCGGGCTGAAGCCTTTGAACGTGCGGAACGCTACTGGGCCAGCCGCGATAAATCGATTTAA